In Nocardioides palaemonis, a single genomic region encodes these proteins:
- a CDS encoding acyclic terpene utilization AtuA family protein, which yields MSGVVRIGNCSGFYGDRLSAMREMLEGGELDVLTGDYLAELTMLILGRDQMKDASLGYARTFVRQVEDCLGLALEKGVRLVANAGGLNPTGLADKVREVARGLGLDPQVAHVEGDDVRALSFDGALTANAYLGGLGIAAALRAGADVVVTGRVTDASLVVGPAVAHHGWDATAYDALAGAVVAGHVIECGAQATGGNFSGFLDLPRRDLPLGFPVAEVAADGSSVITKHSGTGGAVTVDTVTAQLVYEIQSTRYLGPDVTVHLDSVRLEQQDEDRVAISGVVGEAPPERLKVCVNELGGWRNGVELVLTGLDVEAKAAWVREQLTPRLAAEEVVWSEVTPPPADAATEEAASTLLRCTVKDPSPDPVGRVFTSAVVELALASYPGFTMTAPPGPATPYGVYRAELVDRADVTHTVVHADGRREVVPDPVAFTPPTEAPGARPSPYPGRPDVLTRRMPLGTFVHARSGDKGGDANIGLWVAHDGVDRATYDARVQWLFKMVSPRGIGTLLPEAADLDVEVWLLPHLGAVNLVVHGLLGQGVAASTRFDPQAKGLGEWLRSRTVSIEKSLL from the coding sequence GTGAGCGGAGTGGTCAGGATCGGCAACTGCTCCGGCTTCTACGGCGACCGGCTCTCCGCGATGCGGGAGATGCTGGAGGGAGGCGAGCTGGACGTCCTCACCGGCGACTACCTCGCCGAGCTCACCATGCTGATCCTCGGTCGCGACCAGATGAAGGACGCGAGCCTCGGCTACGCCCGTACCTTCGTCCGCCAGGTCGAGGACTGCCTCGGCCTGGCGCTGGAGAAGGGCGTGCGGCTCGTCGCCAACGCCGGCGGCCTCAACCCCACCGGGCTCGCCGACAAGGTCCGCGAGGTCGCCCGAGGCCTCGGGCTCGACCCGCAGGTCGCCCACGTCGAGGGCGACGACGTCCGCGCGCTGTCGTTCGACGGTGCGCTCACCGCCAACGCCTACCTCGGCGGGTTGGGCATCGCCGCCGCCCTGCGTGCCGGGGCCGACGTCGTCGTCACGGGCCGGGTCACCGACGCCTCGCTCGTCGTCGGGCCGGCCGTCGCCCACCACGGCTGGGACGCCACGGCGTACGACGCGCTCGCCGGCGCGGTCGTCGCCGGGCACGTCATCGAGTGCGGCGCCCAGGCGACCGGCGGCAACTTCAGCGGCTTCCTCGACCTGCCGCGGCGCGACCTGCCGCTCGGCTTCCCGGTCGCCGAGGTCGCCGCCGACGGCTCGAGCGTGATCACCAAGCACTCCGGCACCGGCGGGGCAGTCACCGTCGACACCGTCACCGCCCAGCTGGTCTACGAGATCCAGTCCACGCGCTACCTGGGTCCCGACGTCACGGTCCACCTCGACTCGGTGCGCCTCGAGCAGCAGGACGAGGACCGGGTGGCGATCTCGGGCGTCGTCGGCGAGGCGCCGCCGGAGCGGCTCAAGGTGTGCGTCAACGAGCTCGGCGGCTGGCGCAACGGCGTCGAGCTGGTGCTGACCGGCCTCGACGTCGAGGCCAAGGCCGCCTGGGTGCGCGAGCAGCTGACCCCGCGCCTGGCCGCCGAGGAGGTGGTGTGGTCGGAGGTGACGCCCCCGCCCGCCGACGCCGCGACCGAGGAGGCGGCCTCGACCCTCCTGCGCTGCACCGTCAAGGACCCCTCGCCCGACCCGGTCGGCCGCGTCTTCACCTCCGCCGTCGTCGAGCTCGCGCTGGCGTCCTACCCCGGCTTCACGATGACCGCCCCGCCCGGACCGGCCACGCCCTACGGCGTCTACCGCGCCGAGCTGGTCGACCGCGCCGACGTGACGCACACGGTCGTCCACGCCGACGGTCGGCGCGAGGTCGTCCCCGACCCGGTGGCGTTCACGCCCCCCACCGAGGCGCCGGGCGCCCGCCCCTCGCCGTACCCGGGGCGCCCCGACGTGCTCACCCGCCGGATGCCGCTCGGCACCTTCGTGCACGCCCGCTCCGGCGACAAGGGCGGTGACGCCAACATCGGCCTCTGGGTCGCCCACGACGGCGTCGACCGCGCGACCTACGACGCCCGCGTGCAGTGGCTGTTCAAGATGGTGTCGCCGCGCGGCATCGGCACGCTGCTGCCGGAGGCGGCCGACCTCGACGTCGAGGTCTGGCTGCTGCCGCACCTCGGCGCGGTCAACCTCGTCGTGCACGGCCTGCTCGGCCAGGGCGTCGCCGCCTCGACCCGCTTCGACCCGCAGGCCAAGGGCCTCGGCGAGTGGCTGCGCTCGCGGACGGTCTCGATCGAGAAGAGCCTGCTGTGA
- a CDS encoding acyl-CoA carboxylase subunit beta, producing the protein MLEKLADLDAQHAVAVAGGGEKYVDRHHARGKLTARERIELLVDPGSAFLELSPLAGWGSDFTVGASVVTGIGVVEGVECLISANDPTVKGGASNPWTVKKIFRASQIAEENHLPTISLVESGGADLPTQKEIFIPGGKLFRDLTRASARRQPTIALVFGNSTAGGAYVPGMSDYTVFVRGGAKVFLGGPPLVKMATGEESDDESLGGAEMHARVSGLADYLAEDEHDAIRIGRRIVARLNRGKPANGRARADTSPPDARHGVRLASTRVSQLPFAEPDEDPEGLLDLVPTDLKEPFDPREVIVRVVDGTSERNGRPFDEFKPLYGTSLVTGWAQLHGRPIGILANAQGVLFSEEAQKATQFIQLANQSDTPLLFLHNTTGYMVGKDYEQGGIIKHGAMMINAVSNSTVPHLSVIMGASYGAGNYGMNGRAYDPRFLFTWPSAKSAVMGPAQLAGVLSIVARAAAEGKGQAYDEEGDAGMRAMVEAMVEEQSLPYALSGMLYDDGVIDPRDTRTVLAICLSVIENAPFQGADGFGVFRP; encoded by the coding sequence ATGCTCGAGAAGCTCGCCGACCTCGACGCCCAGCACGCGGTCGCCGTGGCCGGCGGCGGGGAGAAGTACGTCGACCGCCACCACGCCCGCGGCAAGCTGACCGCGCGTGAGCGGATCGAGCTGCTCGTCGACCCCGGGTCGGCGTTCCTCGAGCTGTCGCCGCTCGCCGGCTGGGGGTCGGACTTCACGGTCGGCGCGTCGGTGGTGACCGGCATCGGTGTCGTCGAGGGTGTGGAGTGCCTGATCAGCGCCAACGACCCGACCGTCAAGGGCGGCGCGAGCAACCCGTGGACGGTGAAGAAGATCTTCCGCGCCTCCCAGATCGCCGAGGAGAACCACCTCCCGACGATCTCCCTGGTCGAGTCCGGCGGCGCCGACCTGCCGACGCAGAAGGAGATCTTCATCCCCGGCGGCAAGCTGTTCCGCGACCTGACCCGAGCCTCAGCGCGCCGCCAGCCCACCATCGCGCTGGTCTTCGGCAACAGCACCGCCGGCGGGGCGTACGTCCCCGGGATGAGCGACTACACGGTCTTCGTCCGCGGCGGCGCGAAGGTGTTCCTCGGCGGTCCGCCGCTGGTGAAGATGGCGACCGGCGAGGAGTCGGACGACGAGTCGCTGGGCGGCGCCGAGATGCATGCGCGCGTCTCCGGCCTCGCCGACTACCTCGCCGAGGACGAGCACGACGCGATCCGGATCGGGCGGCGGATCGTGGCCCGGCTGAACCGGGGGAAGCCCGCCAACGGGCGTGCTCGAGCGGACACATCTCCGCCTGACGCACGCCATGGCGTGCGCCTAGCGTCGACGAGGGTGTCCCAGTTGCCCTTCGCGGAGCCCGACGAGGACCCCGAGGGCCTGCTCGACCTCGTCCCCACCGACCTCAAGGAGCCATTCGACCCGCGCGAGGTGATCGTGCGCGTCGTCGACGGGACGAGCGAGCGCAACGGCCGGCCGTTCGACGAGTTCAAGCCGCTCTACGGCACCTCGCTCGTCACCGGCTGGGCGCAGCTGCACGGCCGCCCGATCGGCATCCTCGCCAACGCGCAGGGCGTGCTGTTCAGCGAGGAGGCACAGAAGGCGACGCAGTTCATCCAGCTCGCGAACCAGTCCGACACCCCGCTGCTGTTCCTGCACAACACCACCGGCTACATGGTCGGCAAGGACTACGAGCAGGGCGGCATCATCAAGCACGGCGCGATGATGATCAACGCGGTCTCCAACTCCACCGTCCCGCACCTGAGCGTGATCATGGGCGCGTCCTACGGCGCCGGCAACTACGGCATGAACGGCCGCGCCTACGACCCGCGGTTCCTCTTCACGTGGCCTTCCGCCAAGTCCGCGGTGATGGGCCCGGCCCAGCTCGCAGGGGTGCTGTCGATCGTCGCGCGCGCCGCCGCGGAGGGGAAGGGACAGGCCTACGACGAGGAGGGTGACGCCGGGATGCGCGCCATGGTCGAGGCGATGGTGGAGGAGCAGTCCCTGCCCTACGCGCTGTCCGGGATGCTCTACGACGACGGCGTGATCGATCCTCGCGACACCCGCACGGTGCTTGCAATCTGCCTCAGCGTCATCGAGAACGCGCCGTTCCAGGGCGCCGACGGGTTCGGGGTGTTCCGTCCATGA
- a CDS encoding ABC transporter permease has translation MSGWRPALLIAWRDALRHRGRSALVLVMISLPVLAVTAAAVVLKTAEVSGAEGTERVMGAADARLRTEGRGPVLQGLDPSGGSEWVQLGEMDYDDPPGAADVRAVLGDDVRLVPFSTGWTRARLGERVVGFTTTGVDLSDPVAAGLFDLERGRLPRSPGEVVANPAMLAKGLALGDSFELDGTDLTVVGVGRDATSYDQPVVLGAVADLPTGGDNVRQWLVDGGPVTWSQVRELNRVGVLATSRAVLADPPDLASMAEQMGYDTGQDEVYAVVALIVVMALIEVVLLAGPAFAVGARRHARTLALIAASGGTPAQARRVILASGVVLGLVASGLGLVLGVVVGWALLPLVQRFNGEWFGPFELPAAYLAAIVAFGIVSAVLASAVPAWLASRQDVVAVLGGRRGDRRPRASTPVLGLVLVGIGTAASAYGAATSDDGRGGVWIAAAAVVSVLGMILVVPVVVAAVARLAGRLPLTARYAARDAARHRTRTVPAVAAVAATVAGVVALGIANASDHLENERTYQPQAEIGTGRLSWSPDALPGEEPPDPDVVWDRIEDLVRTTAPGVEMQPLRGMQEIYSEEGYTSTYVETGVDDSGSGLSYCCTTVAVADSAADAGVTGAAAPLVDTALGQGTAVVFADAEPAVADVTLRRDTWRGNASEPEASDEDRLSAQVVPWGPRDGSAPAELVLPTRVADDLGIPVATTSLRLTGDLDEATETRLQETVEGAVAGSYLYVERGYQRPAEAVVVLLVLGVLGGVLMLGGTLTATFLALRRPPRPRDARRGRRGAAHAPAGRGGVRPRGGGGRRAPRRGDRVHPGCRDLAPAHLRDHQRRTGAGAVPRRPLAPDRGHRAGAAAADRRGRRPHRPLPAAAGRAPRLRTDRPRGWVSGDVLVGEAGVSPTRTSPGTQSSTKSQA, from the coding sequence GTGAGCGGCTGGCGCCCCGCCCTCCTCATCGCCTGGCGCGACGCGCTGCGCCACCGCGGCCGTAGCGCGCTGGTGCTGGTGATGATCAGCCTGCCGGTGCTGGCCGTCACCGCCGCGGCGGTGGTGCTCAAGACGGCCGAGGTGTCGGGGGCCGAGGGCACCGAGCGGGTGATGGGCGCCGCCGACGCCCGCCTGCGCACCGAGGGTCGCGGGCCCGTCCTGCAGGGCCTCGACCCGAGTGGCGGCAGCGAGTGGGTGCAGCTCGGCGAGATGGACTACGACGACCCGCCGGGCGCCGCCGACGTACGCGCGGTCCTCGGCGACGACGTCCGTCTGGTGCCGTTCTCGACCGGCTGGACGCGCGCCCGCCTCGGCGAGCGCGTCGTCGGCTTCACGACCACCGGCGTCGACCTCTCCGATCCCGTCGCGGCCGGGCTCTTCGACCTCGAGCGGGGCCGCCTGCCGCGGTCGCCGGGCGAGGTGGTGGCCAACCCCGCGATGCTCGCCAAGGGCCTCGCCCTCGGCGACTCCTTCGAGCTCGACGGCACGGACCTGACGGTCGTCGGCGTGGGCCGCGACGCGACCTCGTACGACCAGCCGGTCGTCCTCGGCGCCGTCGCCGACCTGCCCACCGGCGGCGACAACGTCCGCCAGTGGCTGGTCGACGGCGGTCCGGTCACCTGGTCGCAGGTGCGCGAGCTCAACCGGGTCGGCGTCCTCGCGACGTCGCGCGCCGTGCTGGCCGACCCGCCCGACCTCGCGTCGATGGCCGAGCAGATGGGCTACGACACCGGGCAGGACGAGGTCTACGCCGTGGTCGCGCTCATCGTCGTGATGGCGCTGATCGAGGTGGTGCTCCTCGCCGGGCCGGCCTTCGCGGTGGGCGCCCGCCGCCACGCCCGTACGCTCGCGCTCATCGCCGCATCCGGCGGCACGCCAGCGCAGGCGCGGCGGGTGATCCTCGCCAGCGGGGTCGTGCTCGGCCTCGTGGCCTCCGGGCTCGGGCTGGTGCTCGGCGTGGTCGTCGGCTGGGCCCTGCTCCCGCTCGTGCAGCGCTTCAACGGCGAGTGGTTCGGACCGTTCGAGCTGCCCGCGGCCTACCTCGCGGCCATCGTCGCCTTCGGCATCGTCTCCGCGGTGCTGGCCTCCGCGGTCCCGGCCTGGCTGGCCAGCCGGCAGGACGTCGTCGCGGTCCTCGGCGGCCGTCGGGGCGACCGCCGTCCGCGCGCCTCGACGCCGGTGCTGGGACTGGTGCTCGTCGGGATCGGCACGGCCGCGTCGGCCTACGGCGCGGCGACGTCCGACGACGGACGAGGCGGTGTGTGGATCGCTGCTGCGGCCGTGGTGTCGGTGCTCGGGATGATCCTGGTCGTGCCGGTCGTGGTCGCGGCCGTCGCCCGCCTGGCCGGTCGCCTCCCGCTCACGGCCCGCTACGCCGCGCGCGACGCGGCGCGCCACCGCACCCGTACGGTCCCGGCCGTCGCCGCAGTGGCGGCGACCGTCGCCGGCGTGGTCGCGCTCGGCATCGCCAACGCCAGCGACCACCTCGAGAACGAGCGGACCTACCAGCCGCAGGCGGAGATCGGCACCGGCCGGCTCAGCTGGTCGCCGGACGCCCTGCCGGGGGAGGAGCCGCCGGACCCCGACGTCGTCTGGGACCGCATCGAGGACCTCGTCCGCACCACCGCGCCCGGCGTCGAGATGCAGCCGCTGCGCGGCATGCAGGAGATCTACTCCGAGGAGGGCTACACCTCGACCTACGTCGAGACGGGGGTCGACGACTCGGGGAGCGGGTTGTCCTACTGCTGCACCACGGTCGCCGTGGCCGACTCCGCGGCCGACGCCGGCGTGACCGGCGCCGCGGCGCCGCTGGTGGACACGGCGCTCGGGCAGGGCACCGCGGTCGTCTTCGCCGACGCCGAGCCCGCCGTCGCCGACGTCACCCTGCGCCGCGACACCTGGCGGGGCAACGCCTCCGAGCCCGAAGCCAGCGACGAGGACCGGCTGTCGGCGCAGGTCGTCCCGTGGGGGCCCCGCGACGGCAGCGCCCCCGCCGAGCTCGTGCTGCCGACGCGGGTTGCCGACGACCTCGGCATCCCGGTCGCCACCACCTCGCTGCGGCTGACCGGCGACCTCGACGAGGCGACCGAGACCCGCCTGCAGGAGACGGTCGAGGGCGCGGTCGCCGGCAGCTACCTCTACGTCGAGCGCGGCTACCAGCGTCCGGCGGAGGCGGTCGTGGTCCTGCTCGTCCTCGGTGTCCTCGGGGGAGTCCTGATGCTCGGCGGCACGCTGACCGCCACCTTCCTCGCTCTCCGACGCCCGCCCCGACCTCGCGACGCTCGCCGCGGTCGGCGCGGCGCCGCGCACGCGCCGGCGGGTCGCGGCGGCGTACGCCCTCGTGGTGGGGGCGGTCGGCGCGCTCCTCGGCGCGGCGATCGGGTTCATCCCGGGTGTCGCGATCTCGCGCCCGCTCACCTCCGTGACCATCAGCGGCGCACCGGAGCAGGGGCCGTTCCTCGACGTCCCCTGGCTCCTGATCGGGGTCATCGTGCTGGTGCTGCCGCTGCTGACCGCCGCGGTCGTCGGCCTCACCGCCCGCTCCCGGCTGCCGCTGGTCGCGCGCCTCGACTGAGGACCGACCGGCCCCGAGGCTGGGTATCTGGGGACGTTCTGGTGGGTGAAGCGGGGGTTTCGCCCACCAGGACGTCCCCAGGTACCCAGTCTTCAACAAAAAGTCAGGCTTGA
- a CDS encoding acyl-CoA dehydrogenase family protein, whose product MITEQGHARNERDASRGEIEQAPRPRDEAATGASKSAEREALAATATRFTEREVVPHLQEWEDAGEVPRSLHRSAGELGLIGVAFPEEVGGSGGDLLDSVAMQEAMFAAGASSGLMAALFTAGIALPHLSATRDPDLVDRFVRPTLAGETIGSLAITEPGGGSDVARITTRAERDGDHYVVNGAKTFITSGVRADFVTTAVRTGGPGHGGISLLVVEKGTPGFTVSRSLHKMGWHCSDTAELAYVDVRVPAANLVGAEGSGFAQIAEQFVVERIALAVHGYGIAARALDLAAAHARDRTTFGRPLAANQSVQHVLVEMRRQVEVARTYTRHVAARHVAGELVIAEACLAKQTAVDCAAFVCDRAVQLFGGSGYMHGTEVERHYRDARLLPIGGGADEVLRDLAARLMGYC is encoded by the coding sequence GTGATCACCGAGCAGGGGCACGCGAGGAACGAGCGTGACGCGTCGCGAGGGGAGATCGAGCAAGCCCCGCGGCCGAGGGACGAGGCCGCGACGGGCGCGTCGAAATCCGCCGAGCGGGAGGCGCTCGCCGCGACCGCGACCCGCTTCACCGAGCGCGAGGTCGTCCCGCACCTGCAGGAGTGGGAGGACGCCGGCGAGGTGCCGCGGTCGCTGCACCGCTCGGCGGGCGAGCTCGGGCTGATCGGCGTGGCCTTCCCGGAGGAGGTCGGCGGCAGCGGGGGCGACCTGCTCGACTCGGTCGCGATGCAGGAGGCGATGTTCGCCGCGGGCGCGTCCAGCGGGCTGATGGCCGCGCTGTTCACCGCCGGCATCGCGCTGCCGCACCTCTCCGCGACACGGGACCCCGACCTCGTCGACCGGTTCGTCCGCCCGACGCTGGCGGGGGAGACCATCGGGTCGCTCGCCATCACCGAGCCGGGCGGCGGGTCCGACGTCGCACGGATCACCACGCGAGCCGAGCGCGACGGCGACCACTACGTCGTCAACGGCGCCAAGACCTTCATCACCTCAGGCGTCCGCGCCGACTTCGTCACCACCGCGGTCCGCACCGGCGGCCCGGGGCACGGCGGCATCTCGCTTCTCGTCGTGGAGAAGGGCACGCCCGGCTTCACCGTCTCCCGGTCGCTGCACAAGATGGGCTGGCACTGCTCCGACACCGCCGAGCTGGCCTACGTCGACGTGCGGGTGCCGGCCGCCAACCTGGTCGGCGCCGAGGGCAGCGGCTTCGCCCAGATCGCCGAGCAGTTCGTCGTCGAGCGGATCGCGCTGGCCGTCCACGGCTACGGCATCGCGGCACGCGCGCTGGACCTGGCCGCCGCCCACGCCCGGGACCGTACGACGTTCGGGCGCCCGCTCGCGGCGAACCAGTCGGTCCAGCACGTGCTGGTCGAGATGCGCCGCCAGGTCGAGGTCGCCCGGACCTACACCCGCCACGTCGCGGCACGCCACGTCGCGGGAGAGCTCGTCATCGCCGAGGCGTGCCTGGCCAAGCAGACTGCCGTCGACTGCGCGGCCTTCGTCTGCGACCGGGCCGTCCAGCTGTTCGGCGGCTCCGGATACATGCACGGGACCGAGGTCGAGCGGCACTACCGCGACGCCCGGCTCCTGCCGATCGGCGGTGGCGCGGACGAGGTGCTCCGCGACCTGGCCGCCCGGCTGATGGGGTACTGCTGA
- a CDS encoding TIGR03084 family metal-binding protein, whose amino-acid sequence MTDVLTQVLADLAAEGERLDALVSGLDEAGWRTPTPAPGWDVATQVAHLAWTDEVALKAATDKEAWDAVVLGAIADPEGFVDQQALDVARGADLLGRWRGSRQALHAALTTYPSGQKMPWFGPPMSATSMATARLMETWAHSLDVHAGLGAEVEDTDRIRHVAHLGVRTRDFAYAVHGLEAPAEEFRIDLVSPSGEQWTWGPDDAAQTLTGSAGDFCRLVTQRVHRADTDLVATGADVDRWLGIAQAFAGQPGEGRAPR is encoded by the coding sequence ATGACCGACGTGCTGACCCAGGTGCTCGCCGACCTCGCCGCGGAGGGCGAGCGCCTCGACGCGCTCGTCTCCGGGCTCGACGAGGCCGGCTGGCGCACCCCGACGCCCGCGCCCGGGTGGGACGTCGCGACCCAGGTCGCCCACCTCGCGTGGACCGACGAGGTCGCGCTGAAGGCCGCCACCGACAAGGAGGCGTGGGACGCCGTCGTCCTCGGCGCGATCGCCGATCCCGAGGGCTTCGTCGACCAGCAGGCGCTCGACGTGGCCCGCGGCGCCGACCTCCTCGGTCGCTGGCGAGGCAGCCGGCAGGCGCTGCACGCCGCGCTCACGACGTACCCGAGCGGGCAGAAGATGCCGTGGTTCGGCCCGCCGATGTCGGCGACGTCGATGGCGACGGCCCGGCTGATGGAGACGTGGGCGCACAGCCTCGACGTCCACGCGGGCCTCGGCGCGGAGGTGGAGGACACCGACCGGATCCGGCACGTCGCCCACCTCGGTGTCCGGACCCGCGACTTCGCGTACGCCGTCCACGGGCTCGAGGCGCCCGCCGAGGAGTTCCGCATCGACCTCGTCTCGCCGTCGGGGGAGCAGTGGACGTGGGGCCCCGACGACGCCGCGCAGACGCTCACCGGCAGCGCCGGCGACTTCTGCCGGCTGGTGACCCAGCGGGTACACCGCGCCGACACCGACCTGGTCGCGACCGGCGCCGACGTCGACCGGTGGCTCGGGATCGCCCAGGCGTTCGCCGGCCAGCCGGGCGAAGGACGGGCGCCCCGGTGA
- a CDS encoding SRPBCC family protein, with translation MIKLPSLGDEVSVWMDATPAEVWDLVSDVTRIGEFSPETFEAKWTRGSTGPEVGAYFAGHVKRNGVGPTYWSPCRVTACEVEKVFEFAVGTDAITVNNWGYRLEPKDGGTLVTEYFRMEPSLFTRVYWTLLGALRGRTNRNGMRTTLERMKAVVEQ, from the coding sequence ATGATCAAGCTGCCGTCGCTGGGTGACGAGGTGTCGGTCTGGATGGACGCGACGCCCGCGGAGGTCTGGGACCTGGTGAGCGACGTGACCCGGATCGGGGAGTTCAGCCCCGAGACCTTCGAGGCGAAGTGGACCCGCGGGTCGACCGGGCCGGAGGTCGGGGCGTACTTCGCCGGGCACGTGAAGCGCAACGGCGTCGGCCCGACGTACTGGTCGCCGTGCCGGGTGACCGCCTGCGAGGTCGAGAAGGTCTTCGAGTTCGCCGTCGGGACCGACGCGATCACCGTCAACAACTGGGGCTACCGGCTCGAGCCGAAGGACGGCGGGACGCTCGTGACGGAGTACTTCCGGATGGAGCCGTCGCTGTTCACCCGCGTCTACTGGACGCTGCTCGGTGCGCTGCGCGGGCGCACCAACCGCAACGGGATGCGGACCACGCTGGAGCGGATGAAGGCGGTGGTCGAGCAGTGA
- a CDS encoding TetR/AcrR family transcriptional regulator — MTSTRVPQADRTRAMRARLLEATVELLVERGFAGTSTTLVSERAGVSRGAQLHHFPTKNDLVVAAVEHLTELRGAELADAVEGLSRRDTRTVLRMLGDHFASPVFAAALELWVAARTDEALLAAVAPLEQRVGRETHRLTVAALGADESQPGVRELVQATLDLVRGLGLAQTITDDTARRRRILDGWADVLDRELARS; from the coding sequence GTGACCTCCACTCGCGTGCCGCAGGCCGACCGCACCCGCGCGATGCGGGCGCGGCTGCTCGAGGCGACGGTCGAGCTGCTGGTCGAGCGGGGCTTCGCCGGGACGTCGACGACGCTGGTCTCCGAGCGCGCGGGCGTCAGCCGGGGCGCGCAGCTGCACCACTTCCCGACCAAGAACGACCTCGTCGTGGCCGCCGTCGAGCACCTCACCGAGCTCCGCGGCGCCGAGCTCGCCGACGCGGTCGAGGGTCTCTCGCGGCGCGACACCCGTACCGTGCTGCGGATGCTGGGCGACCACTTCGCCTCGCCGGTCTTCGCCGCCGCCCTCGAGCTGTGGGTCGCCGCCCGCACCGACGAGGCGCTGCTCGCCGCGGTCGCGCCGCTGGAGCAGCGCGTCGGCCGCGAGACCCACCGCCTCACCGTCGCCGCGCTCGGCGCCGACGAGTCGCAGCCGGGCGTGCGCGAGCTCGTGCAGGCGACCCTCGACCTGGTCCGCGGCCTCGGGCTGGCGCAGACGATCACCGACGACACCGCCCGCCGGCGCCGGATCCTCGACGGCTGGGCCGACGTGCTGGACCGTGAGCTGGCAAGGAGCTGA